One Xiphophorus hellerii strain 12219 chromosome 1, Xiphophorus_hellerii-4.1, whole genome shotgun sequence DNA segment encodes these proteins:
- the LOC116719670 gene encoding N-acetyltransferase family 8 member 3: MSLFHDGILEHVYPAFFKAISNPDHVGIALSISMAGYVLGGSSYFQALLFGSLWAGFIYYCCHDIYDNYMMGRLNTDMADIQASYLEIPDNGFWVAEADVNGQVKVVGMVAVTGQRGVEEGERFDDLNGGVSGTEFAQDAGDRSYARMTHVVVAFAWRRRNLGSQLTRKALDFCKDRGFSRFVMALSSPQTAAISMCQKLGFVQTSSYHNTHANPWFSKLARINVIEMEKLI; the protein is encoded by the coding sequence ATGTCACTCTTTCACGATGGGATACTTGAACATGTTTACCCAGCGTTTTTCAAGGCAATAAGCAATCCAGACCATGTCGGGATTGCTCTCAGTATTTCCATGGCTGGCTATGTCCTCGGAGGTAGCTCCTATTTCCAAGCATTGCTCTTTGGGAGCCTTTGGGCTGGCTTTATTTATTACTGCTGCCATGACATCTACGATAACTACATGATGGGGAGGCTAAACACAGACATGGCCGACATTCAAGCAAGCTACCTGGAAATCCCAGACAATGGCTTTTGGGTGGCAGAGGCAGACGTCAACGGTCAGGTCAAGGTGGTGGGAATGGTGGCGGTGACGGGCCAAAGGGGGGTGGAAGAAGGGGAAAGGTTTGACGACTTGAACGGTGGAGTGAGCGGCACAGAGTTTGCTCAAGACGCAGGAGACAGAAGTTACGCCCGGATGACTCATGTGGTCGTGGCATTTGCGTGGCGCCGCAGAAACCTGGGCTCGCAGCTCACACGGAAGGCTCTGGATTTCTGCAAGGATCGAGGCTTCTCCCGCTTCGTTATGGCTCTTAGCTCGCCACAGACCGCGGCCATTTCTATGTGTCAAAAACTAGGCTTTGTTCAAACATCATCCTACCATAACACCCATGCTAATCCCTGGTTCTCCAAACTAGCAAGAATAAATGTGATTGAAATGGAGAagttaatttaa